The following coding sequences are from one Planctomycetaceae bacterium window:
- the accB gene encoding acetyl-CoA carboxylase biotin carboxyl carrier protein translates to MDIKQIKLLVHLMVENDLSELDIADGEAKVRLRRGPTGAVQMAAPAPMAMMGAATAQAAAAPAAPAEAPKAPVSNLIEIKSPMVGTFYAAPSPDSEAYIKIGTAVSDSSVACIIEAMKVMNEIKAECSGTVVEICVKNAQPVEFGQVLFRVKP, encoded by the coding sequence ATGGATATCAAACAGATCAAGTTGCTGGTCCACCTGATGGTGGAGAACGACCTGAGCGAGCTGGATATCGCCGACGGCGAAGCCAAGGTGCGACTGCGCCGCGGACCCACCGGCGCGGTCCAGATGGCTGCGCCGGCGCCGATGGCCATGATGGGCGCCGCGACCGCGCAGGCCGCTGCCGCCCCGGCCGCGCCGGCCGAGGCCCCCAAGGCCCCGGTGAGCAATCTCATCGAGATCAAGAGCCCGATGGTGGGCACCTTCTACGCCGCCCCCAGCCCCGACAGCGAGGCCTACATCAAGATCGGCACCGCCGTCAGCGACAGCTCCGTCGCCTGCATCATCGAGGCGATGAAGGTCATGAACGAAATCAAGGCCGAATGCAGCGGCACGGTCGTCGAAATCTGCGTCAAGAACGCCCAGCCCGTCGAGTTCGGGCAGGTGCTCTTCCGCGTCAAACCGTAA